The Natrinema saccharevitans genome includes the window AGATTCAGATTGGCGGCGTCGTCGTCGCCGACAACGCCATCACCGCGAGCGTCGTCGAGTTCGACGACCTGCTGGCGTGGGCCGACGGCGACGCCGTCGAGACCAACGACCACACGCAGGGGGTCATCGACTACCTCGAGACGGTTCAGGCGGACCCGGCGTTCGAGACAGTCGTCGTCCCGCTGGGCGAGGGCATCACGGTGAGTTACCGCGTCGAGTAGCCGCGAGCGGCGGCGATCGACGCAGCACCCGTTTCAGGGGCTACTGTAGTCGGAGGTCTCGCCCTCGAGGACGGCGTCGTCGGCCGGGGCCGGCGAACCGTACTCCCGGAGGCCGAGAAAGAGCGTGGTGCCGGCGGCGGCGAGCAGCGTCGCCCACGTGACCGCGGCCACTGCGACGACGGTCGCGGCGGCGGGGCCCGGCGCGACCGCACCGAGCGTCTCGAGACCGACGGCGTGGCCGACGGCGGTCGCCAGAAAGGCGAACCAGAGGGCAAGCGCCGTCCGCGCGAGCGCCCGCCGGCTGATCGATTCGGCGTGGCGGGCGAGGGCGTAGACGCCGACGACGGCAACGGCGGTCGCCGCGAGGGTGAGGGCGAGCCCGTCGACGGTGGCGTTCGCGACGCCGGCGACGGCGAAACAGGCCAGCGCGGCGGCGAGGCGAAAGCGGTCCGTCCCGCGTGGTGTCGAAATCACGTCAGGCACTGCTTTGCCGGGTTGAATGGGTGATCGGATATATAGCTGTTGACTGGCGGACGGCTCGAGTCACGATCCCCGACTCGCCGCCCGCACGACGGGCTCACTCGGCCGACCCGTCGGCGGCCGGCAGAGTGACGGTGAACGTCGCGCCCTCGCCCGGCTCGGAGTCGACGGTGATCTCGCCGCCGTGGCGCTCGACGATCCGGTGACAGAGCGCGAGGCCGATCCCCGTCCCGGGATGATCCTCGTGGCTGTGGAGCCGCTGGAAGACCCGGAAGATCCGTTCTTGATGCTCGGGATCGATGCCGATTCCTTCGTCACGGACCGAGATCGCCCACCGGTCGCCGGCTCGCTCCGCGCCGACGTGAATTTCCGGCGGCTCGTCGCCGTTGTACTCGAGGGCGTTCGCGAGCAGGTTCTGGAACACCTGCCGGAGCTGGCCGGCGTCGCCCCGGACCGCGGGCAGGGACCCGACCGTGACCGCGGCGTCTTCCTCCTCGATTCTGAACTGGAGATCCTCGCGGACGTCCGCGAGGACGTCCTCGAGGGAAAGCGGCTCGAGGGGAGCCCCGCGAGTCTCGACGCGGGAGTACTCGAGCAGGCCGTCGATCATCTCCGAGAGGCGCTCGGCCCCGTCGACGGCGTAGTCGATGAACTCCCGCCCGTCCGCATCGAGGTCGTCGGCGCACCGCTCCTCGAGCAGGCGGAGGTAACTCGAGATCATCCGCAGGGGTTCCTGCAGGTCGTGGGAGGCGGCGTAGGCGAACTGCTCTAAGCGTTCGTTCGACTGCTCGAGTCGACGCCGATACTCCACGCGTTCGGTGACGTCCTGAATGACGATCATTCCCGAAGTGACGTCGCCCCCTGCTCGGACGGGCAGCGTGGTCGCGCGCAGTTCCCGGTCGCGGTAGGTCACCCCAAAGGACCGTTCCTCGCCCTCGAGTGCGGCCCGAAAGTGGGGTTCGACGTCCGCGAGCAGGTCGCCGCCGTAGCGCTCGTGGATCGTCTGGCCGATCGCGGTCTCGCGGTCGACGCCGAGTTCACCCAGAAGGCGGCCGCCAATAGCCGTGTACCGCAGGTCCTCGTCGAACAGCGCGACGAGCCCGTTCGGGAAGTTCTCGGCGAGGGTCCGGTAGCGCTGTTCGCTCGCCTCGAGCCGGTGCTGTCGCGCCTTCCGTTCGGTGACGTCCCTGACGACGCCGATCCGCTCGCGCCCGCGGTCGGCGGTCGTGACGGACGTGACCGTCGCCTCTATCGGACGCCGGTCGCCCGATTTCGTCTCGAGGTCCGCCTGGACGGTCGGCTCGTCGCGCTCGTCGGCGGCGATCTTCCGCGCGAGAGCCATCACGCGTTCGTCGACGACCAGCGACGCGTGGCTCCCGAGCAGTTCCTCGCGGTCGTAGCCCGTCAGCTCGAGGTAGGCGTCGTTGACCATCGTGAACCGGCCGTCGGCGTCGAGGACGTAGATCCCGTCCTCGACCGTCTCGATGATCCGTTCGTACTGCTCGAGCTGTCGTTCCCGCCGCTTCCGCTCCGAGATGTCCCGGAAGTACACCGACAGCCCGGTCTCGGAGGGATAGGCCTGGATCTCCATCCAGATCTCGAGCGACTCGGAGTAGCGCTCCCACGAGACCGGCTCCTGGGTCGCCATCGCCTCCCGGTAGCGGTCGACGAGGTCCGAGCGCATCCCGCCGGGGAACACGTCCCAGACGGTCCGTCCGAGCAGTTCGTCGCGCGAGCGGCCCAGTAGCTCCGCGGCGCGGTCGTTGACGTGGGTGAATCGCCACTCGTCGTCGAGCGCGTAGAAGGCGTCCGAGACGCGCCCGAGGATCTCGCTCAGCTCGGACTCGAGTTCGTGTTTGCGACGCTGGAGACGGCGCTCCTGTTCTTTCAGCGCCGTGATGTCCTCGCCGGCGGAGACGACCCGTTCGACGTCGCCGTCGGGGCCGAACACGGGGACGGCCGTGATGGAGAGCCACGTCCGCTCGCCCGACGCCGCCTCGATCGCCAGCTCCGCGTCGCGGACCGGCTCGCCGGTGTCCCTGACGCGCGCCGACGGGCCGCGATCGGGGCCGATCGGCTCGCCGTCGGCGTCGACGGCGGTCCGTTCGGCGAGCAGTTCGGTCTCGCCGAGCGGTTCGCGATCCGCGAGTCCGAGCGCCGTCTGTGCGTGCCGGTTCGCCAGCACCGTCTCGCCCTCGGCGTCCTCGACCGAGATCGCCACCGGCGTCGCCCGGAGCAGCGTCTCGGTCTGGACCCGTTCGCGCTCGAGGCGCTGTTCGTGGCTGATCCGGTCGAAGGTCGCCTCCAGGCTCGAGGCGACGATCTTCGCCAGCGAGAGGTCGGCAGCGTCGAAGGCCCCCCGCTCCTCGGACCCGATGATGGCGATCCCGTGGTCGCCGATCGGGAGACAGATCTCGCTTCGGATCGGCGTCTCGGGGTTGTAGACGTCCTCGGCAGCAGTGACGTCGTCGTAGATTTCCGGTGCGCCGGTCTCGAAGACCCGCCAGGCGATCCCCTCGCCCGCCTCGAACGTCGGTGGCTCGCCGAGCAGTGCCGCGGCTGGGTCGGTCCAGGCGACGGGCTCGAGCGTCTCGTCGGCCGGCTCGTGGAGGAAGACGCCGTTGACCTCGAGCGCGAGAATGTCGGCGAGATGGCGACACGCCTGCTTGGCGACCGCCCGTCGCGTGCCGGTTCCGAGCCACTCCCGAACGGCCTCGTTGAGCCGCCGCAGCTGGTAGGCCCGCCGGTGTCGCTCGGTCACGTCGTAGTAGAGTTCGAGCCGTCCGCCGGCGTACGGCCCCGATCGGATGGGCTTGCTCCGGTGTTCGAGCCAGCGTTCCTCGAGGCCCTCGCCTGGCGTCACGCGACACTCGAACCGTTCGGTGTCGCTGTTGTCGTCGTAGGTCGCACCGACGATGTCGGCGAACTGGGCCGGTTCGGCGATCCGATCGCTGAGCACGTCGTCGATCACCGCCGTCTTGTCCCGGCCGACGACGGTCGCGGCGTCGATCCCGAAGTACCGCTCCGTCGCGTCGTTGATCCAGACGATATCGAACTCGTCGTCGAGGACGAAGACGCCGACGTCGGCCTCCTCGAGGACGGCCGTGATCGGTTCGAACGGCGAGGGCGATCCCGCGGCGGTCGACGGCGTGTCGGATGCGTCGTCGAGTTCACGGACGAGCGCGATCGATCCCCGGTCGTCCTCGTCGGCCGGAACCGTCCCGAGGCGAACCGTACAGGGCACAGCGGCCCCGTCGGCCGTCCGAACGGGAAACTCGAGCGGGGCGTCGACAGCTTCGAGCGCGTCGGCACCCTCGAGCAGCCGCGAAACGTGTTCGCCCCGGAGCGCCTCGCGCGTGTACCCAGTCAGTTCGAGAAGGGCGTCGTCGACGGCGACGATCCGATCGCCGGCGTCCAGTTGGATCACGCCGCCGTCGACCGTCTCGACGAGCGTTCGGTACCACTGGCGGGCCGCCCGGTCGTCGCCCTCGTTCCACGGTGGCGGGCCCGCTGATTCCGCCCGTTCGGTCATTGGGAGAGCAACGCCGCTCCGACGGATAAGTGCAGCGCCGGGGGCTGTGACGGTGGGGTCCGCACGCGGGCCCGGTCATCGAGCCGAAACGCGGCGACCGGGTGATCAGTCCCGGACGAACCACCAGCAAACGGGGTCGAGCCCCTTCGCTCGGTAATCCAGTCTTACCGGAATCGGGACCGCAGCAGCCGCGTCCGCCGGAACGAGGGCGTCACGCCTCGGGTCCGCGTTGCCACGGCCCGTTCGCGTACTGCCGTGACACCCACGCTTAGGGGGATCCGCATACGAGAGTCAGTATGTACCTCGCCGACCACGCGTGGCCGGACCTCGAGTCATACTTCGAATCGGAGTCGCTGGCGCTGGTGCCGCTGGGATCGACCGAACAGCACGGGCCGCACCTGCCGGAGGCGACCGACCACCTGATCGGGG containing:
- a CDS encoding PAS domain S-box protein; the protein is MTERAESAGPPPWNEGDDRAARQWYRTLVETVDGGVIQLDAGDRIVAVDDALLELTGYTREALRGEHVSRLLEGADALEAVDAPLEFPVRTADGAAVPCTVRLGTVPADEDDRGSIALVRELDDASDTPSTAAGSPSPFEPITAVLEEADVGVFVLDDEFDIVWINDATERYFGIDAATVVGRDKTAVIDDVLSDRIAEPAQFADIVGATYDDNSDTERFECRVTPGEGLEERWLEHRSKPIRSGPYAGGRLELYYDVTERHRRAYQLRRLNEAVREWLGTGTRRAVAKQACRHLADILALEVNGVFLHEPADETLEPVAWTDPAAALLGEPPTFEAGEGIAWRVFETGAPEIYDDVTAAEDVYNPETPIRSEICLPIGDHGIAIIGSEERGAFDAADLSLAKIVASSLEATFDRISHEQRLERERVQTETLLRATPVAISVEDAEGETVLANRHAQTALGLADREPLGETELLAERTAVDADGEPIGPDRGPSARVRDTGEPVRDAELAIEAASGERTWLSITAVPVFGPDGDVERVVSAGEDITALKEQERRLQRRKHELESELSEILGRVSDAFYALDDEWRFTHVNDRAAELLGRSRDELLGRTVWDVFPGGMRSDLVDRYREAMATQEPVSWERYSESLEIWMEIQAYPSETGLSVYFRDISERKRRERQLEQYERIIETVEDGIYVLDADGRFTMVNDAYLELTGYDREELLGSHASLVVDERVMALARKIAADERDEPTVQADLETKSGDRRPIEATVTSVTTADRGRERIGVVRDVTERKARQHRLEASEQRYRTLAENFPNGLVALFDEDLRYTAIGGRLLGELGVDRETAIGQTIHERYGGDLLADVEPHFRAALEGEERSFGVTYRDRELRATTLPVRAGGDVTSGMIVIQDVTERVEYRRRLEQSNERLEQFAYAASHDLQEPLRMISSYLRLLEERCADDLDADGREFIDYAVDGAERLSEMIDGLLEYSRVETRGAPLEPLSLEDVLADVREDLQFRIEEEDAAVTVGSLPAVRGDAGQLRQVFQNLLANALEYNGDEPPEIHVGAERAGDRWAISVRDEGIGIDPEHQERIFRVFQRLHSHEDHPGTGIGLALCHRIVERHGGEITVDSEPGEGATFTVTLPAADGSAE